One window of the Niallia circulans genome contains the following:
- a CDS encoding ABC transporter ATP-binding protein translates to MVLLETNSLTLSYGDTVIIDDLYMKIPKGEITVFIGSNGCGKSTLLRSLARLLKPQSGSILIEAQKISELSTKEIAKQLAILPQGPVAPEGLTVLQLVKQGRYPYQKWYRQWSEEDEQIVHNALEATGMSALSDRLVDSLSGGQRQRAWVAMTLAQNTNIILLDEPTTYLDMTHQIEVLDLLFELNEKENRTIVMVLHDLNLACRYANNLIAIKDRSVYVQGKPEEVITAKMVKDVFNLECEVTVDPLFGTPLCIPHGKGRNIKKMHREALINS, encoded by the coding sequence ATGGTTCTTTTAGAGACAAATTCCTTGACCTTATCTTATGGAGATACAGTCATTATAGATGATTTATATATGAAGATTCCTAAAGGAGAAATCACTGTGTTTATTGGCAGTAATGGCTGTGGAAAGTCAACACTGTTACGTTCATTAGCTCGTTTATTAAAACCGCAATCTGGATCGATTTTAATTGAAGCACAAAAAATTTCTGAGCTCTCCACCAAAGAAATCGCCAAACAATTAGCAATTCTTCCGCAAGGCCCTGTTGCTCCAGAAGGGTTAACGGTTTTGCAATTAGTAAAACAAGGACGTTATCCATATCAAAAATGGTACAGACAATGGTCGGAGGAAGATGAACAAATCGTTCATAACGCTCTTGAGGCGACTGGTATGTCTGCACTGAGCGACCGTCTAGTGGATTCGTTATCTGGAGGACAAAGACAACGTGCCTGGGTTGCAATGACCCTTGCACAAAATACCAATATTATCTTGCTGGATGAACCGACAACCTATCTAGATATGACCCACCAAATCGAGGTACTAGACTTATTATTCGAATTAAATGAAAAAGAAAATCGTACGATTGTAATGGTTCTTCATGACTTAAATCTAGCCTGCCGCTATGCCAATAATCTAATTGCAATTAAGGATAGATCTGTTTATGTGCAGGGAAAACCGGAAGAAGTAATTACAGCGAAAATGGTTAAAGACGTTTTTAACTTAGAATGTGAAGTGACTGTAGATCCTCTCTTTGGGACGCCATTATGTATCCCTCATGGCAAAGGTCGCAATATTAAAAAAATGCATAGGGAGGCGCTTATTAATAGCTGA
- a CDS encoding glycoside hydrolase family 88/105 protein gives MTFSESSTYVKANETLTPIQWAEKACETIMTKFEPEQLPPERFHYHQGVFLSGMEKCWKETKKDKYFSYIKKWVDSHVLEDGSVTKLKTDELDDMQPGVLLFNLYEQTGDERYKKALYHIVPLLKTLKCNPSGGFWHKEHYPNQMWLDGLYMGGPIAVQFAKTFGETEYADMITHQALLLEKHTKDPETGLLYHGWDETKAAEWADPITGAAPEFWGRAIGWVPVALLEILDYLPEDHKDKKALTSMLQDLLIALTKYQDSKSGLWYQVIDKGHLSDNWLENSCSSLFVHAIAKAVRLGYLEDKYLPFAQKGYQGVIDTLKYDTNGNLIIGNICIGTGIGDYHHYIARPTSENDLHGAGAFILMCVEMNQL, from the coding sequence ATGACATTCTCTGAATCTAGTACTTATGTGAAGGCAAATGAAACTTTAACTCCTATTCAATGGGCGGAGAAGGCTTGCGAAACAATAATGACTAAATTTGAACCTGAACAACTTCCGCCAGAACGATTTCATTATCATCAAGGAGTCTTTTTATCTGGGATGGAGAAATGCTGGAAAGAGACGAAAAAAGATAAGTATTTTTCTTATATTAAGAAATGGGTCGACAGCCATGTTCTCGAAGATGGAAGCGTCACCAAATTAAAAACAGATGAACTGGATGATATGCAGCCAGGTGTGCTTCTTTTCAATCTTTATGAACAAACAGGCGATGAACGATACAAAAAAGCACTTTATCATATTGTTCCCTTATTAAAGACCTTAAAGTGCAATCCCTCTGGCGGTTTCTGGCATAAGGAACATTATCCAAATCAAATGTGGCTGGACGGATTGTATATGGGAGGCCCTATTGCCGTCCAGTTTGCAAAAACCTTCGGAGAAACAGAATACGCTGACATGATCACACACCAAGCACTATTACTGGAGAAACATACGAAGGATCCAGAAACTGGCTTGTTATATCATGGCTGGGATGAAACCAAAGCTGCCGAATGGGCAGATCCCATTACTGGAGCCGCTCCAGAATTTTGGGGCAGAGCAATTGGCTGGGTTCCTGTAGCTCTCTTGGAAATATTAGATTACCTTCCTGAAGACCACAAAGATAAAAAGGCATTGACAAGTATGCTTCAAGACCTGTTAATTGCTTTAACGAAATACCAAGATTCGAAAAGTGGTTTATGGTATCAAGTAATTGATAAAGGACATTTATCCGACAACTGGCTGGAAAACTCTTGCTCCTCTTTGTTTGTTCATGCCATCGCTAAAGCAGTCCGTTTAGGCTATCTAGAAGACAAGTATTTGCCATTTGCTCAGAAAGGCTATCAAGGTGTGATTGATACATTAAAATATGATACAAATGGAAATCTAATCATTGGTAATATCTGCATTGGTACAGGTATTGGGGATTACCACCACTATATTGCCCGTCCTACTAGCGAAAACGATTTACATGGCGCTGGCGCCTTTATTCTGATGTGTGTCGAAATGAACCAGCTTTAG
- a CDS encoding AraC family transcriptional regulator, translating to MSQRKALSHHMPTNHFHSTFEIYYLISGKREFFIKDRTLVIHQGDIVIISPNILHRTTNTEKPKHERFIVNIHEKHLAQISPSYLDIYQPLFENDYLIISCPLNELLTIDSLTQKVIEEIEEQRPGCEIYAQTLILQMLIICCRHIKQHNMQPIESPSLMHERISEVVRYLNSHYMNKLSLQSVAEKFYISPYYLSRFFKEATGFTFVEYLNSVRIKEAKKLLENSSMKVNLISKKVGFGSVTHFGRVFKEVTGYVPLHYRKMKR from the coding sequence GTGTCTCAGCGAAAAGCATTGAGCCATCATATGCCAACTAATCATTTCCATAGTACATTTGAAATCTACTATTTAATCTCTGGCAAACGGGAATTTTTTATTAAGGATCGAACCTTAGTAATTCATCAAGGAGATATTGTCATTATTTCTCCTAACATCCTCCATCGGACAACAAATACTGAAAAGCCAAAACATGAGCGATTTATAGTTAATATTCATGAAAAACATCTCGCGCAAATAAGTCCTTCTTATCTAGATATTTATCAACCATTGTTTGAGAATGATTACCTTATTATTAGTTGTCCGCTGAATGAGTTACTTACTATAGATAGTCTTACGCAAAAGGTTATTGAGGAGATTGAAGAGCAAAGACCAGGCTGTGAAATTTATGCTCAAACATTGATCCTGCAGATGCTCATTATTTGCTGCCGGCATATTAAGCAACACAACATGCAGCCAATAGAATCGCCGAGCCTGATGCACGAAAGAATCTCGGAGGTTGTACGCTATCTCAACAGCCATTATATGAACAAGCTGTCGCTCCAATCAGTGGCAGAGAAATTCTATATTAGTCCATACTACTTAAGTCGTTTTTTTAAAGAGGCAACTGGGTTTACCTTTGTAGAGTACTTGAACAGTGTGCGGATTAAAGAGGCAAAGAAGCTATTGGAGAATTCCTCTATGAAAGTAAATTTGATTTCCAAGAAAGTTGGCTTTGGAAGTGTTACCCATTTTGGCAGAGTATTTAAGGAAGTGACCGGATATGTTCCATTACACTATAGAAAAATGAAGAGATAG
- a CDS encoding rhamnogalacturonan acetylesterase, with the protein MRAKQIRIFLASDSTVQKYEEEKYQGGWGEFLQDYFTKDVQIMNHAIGGRSSKTFVEEGRLKRITEEMGADDYLLIQMGHNDSTKSRPERYTNPFTTYKEYLKLYIKSARMCQAEPVLITPVARLHQENGEFINDFPDYCQAMKEVAQEENVPLLDLMERSLSLFAKMGYAEVVSFFMVSVNNTDHTHFTKKGANRMAKLVAEQIKEQISRLSPYILVDTYKG; encoded by the coding sequence ATGAGGGCAAAACAGATTAGAATTTTTCTTGCGTCAGATTCAACTGTTCAGAAATATGAGGAGGAGAAATATCAAGGCGGCTGGGGAGAGTTCCTGCAAGATTATTTCACAAAGGATGTGCAAATAATGAATCATGCAATCGGAGGAAGAAGCTCGAAAACCTTTGTCGAGGAAGGTAGATTAAAAAGAATAACAGAGGAAATGGGTGCAGATGACTATTTATTGATCCAGATGGGTCATAATGATTCTACCAAAAGCAGGCCAGAGCGCTATACAAATCCTTTTACCACTTATAAGGAATATTTAAAGCTTTATATTAAAAGTGCGAGAATGTGCCAGGCTGAACCAGTATTAATAACTCCAGTTGCTCGATTACATCAGGAAAATGGGGAATTTATCAATGATTTCCCTGATTACTGCCAAGCAATGAAGGAAGTAGCTCAGGAAGAGAATGTTCCCTTACTGGATTTAATGGAAAGAAGCCTAAGCTTATTTGCAAAAATGGGCTATGCTGAAGTCGTTTCTTTTTTCATGGTATCGGTAAATAATACAGATCATACTCATTTTACAAAAAAAGGGGCGAATAGAATGGCAAAATTGGTTGCAGAGCAAATAAAAGAACAGATTTCTCGACTTTCCCCATATATATTAGTAGACACATACAAAGGATAA